The following proteins are co-located in the Pan troglodytes isolate AG18354 chromosome 5, NHGRI_mPanTro3-v2.0_pri, whole genome shotgun sequence genome:
- the SGK1 gene encoding serine/threonine-protein kinase Sgk1 isoform X3 — protein MSSQSSSLSEACSREAYSSHNWALPPASRSNPQPAYPWATRRMKEEAIKPPLKAFMKQRRMGLNDFIQKIANNSYACKHPEVQSILKISQPQEPELMNANPSPPPSPSQQINLGPSSNPHAKPSDFHFLKVIGKGSFGKVLLARHKAEEVFYAVKVLQKKAILKKKEEKHIMSERNVLLKNVKHPFLVGLHFSFQTADKLYFVLDYINGGELFYHLQRERCFLEPRARFYAAEIASALGYLHSLNIVYRDLKPENILLDSQGHIVLTDFGLCKENIEHNSTTSTFCGTPEYLAPEVLHKQPYDRTVDWWCLGAVLYEMLYGLPPFYSRNTAEMYDNILNKPLQLKPNITNSARHLLEGLLQKDRTKRLGAKDDFMEIKSHVFFSLINWDDLINKKITPPFNPNVSGPNDLRHFDPEFTEEPVPNSIGKSPDSVLVTASVKEAAEAFLGFSYAPPTDSFL, from the exons ATGTCATCTCAGAGTTCCAGCTTATCAGAGGCATGTAGCAGGGAGGCTTATTCCAGCCATAACTGGGCTctacctccagcctccagaagtaaTCCCCAACCTGCATATCCTTGGGCAACCCGAAGAATGAAAGAAGAAGCTATAAAACCCCCTTTGAAAG CTTTCATGAAGCAGAGGAGGATGGGTCTGAACGACTTTATTCAGAAGATTGCCAATAACTCCTATGCATGCAAACA CCCTGAAGTTCAGTCCATCTTGAAAATCTCCCAACCTCAGGAGCCTGAGCTTATGAATGCCAACCCTTCTCCTCCA ccaagTCCTTCTCAGCAAATCAACCTTGGCCCGTCGTCCAATCCTCATGCTAAACCATCTGACTTTCACTTCTTGAAAGTGATCGGAAAGGGCAGTTTTGGAAAG GTTCTTCTAGCAAGACACAAGGCAGAAGAAGTGTTCTATGCAGTCAAAGTTTTACAGAAGAAAGCAATCCTGAAAAAGAAAGAG GAGAAGCATATTATGTCGGAGCGGAATGTTCTGTTGAAGAATGTGAAGCACCCTTTCCTGGTGGGCCTTCACTTCTCTTTCCAGACTGCTGACAAATTGTACTTTGTCTTAGACTACATTAATGGTGGAGAG TTGTTCTACCATCTCCAGAGGGAACGCTGCTTCCTGGAACCACGGGCTCGTTTCTATGCTGCTGAAATAGCCAGTGCCTTGGGCTACCTGCATTCACTGAACATCGTTTATAG AGACTTAAAACCAGAGAATATTTTGCTAGATTCACAGGGACACATTGTCCTTACTGACTTCGGACTCTGCAAGGAGAACATTGAACACAACAGCACAACATCCACCTTCTGTGGCACGCCGGAG TATCTCGCACCTGAGGTGCTTCATAAGCAGCCTTATGACAGGACCGTGGACTGGTGGTGCCTGGGAGCCGTCTTGTATGAGATGCTGTATGGCCTG CCTCCTTTTTATAGCCGAAACACAGCTGAAATGTATGACAACATTCTGAACAAGCCCCTCCAGTTGAAACCAAATATTACAAATTCCGCAAGACACCTCCTGGAGGGCCTCCTGCAGAAGGACAGGACAAAGCGGCTCGGGGCCAAGGATGACTTT ATGGAGATTAAGAGTCATGTCTTCTTCTCCCTAATTAACTGGGATGATCTCATTAATAAGAAGATTACTCCCCCTTTTAACCCAAATGTG AGTGGGCCCAACGACCTGCGGCACTTTGACCCTGAGTTTACCGAAGAGCCTGTCCCCAACTCCATTGGCAAGTCCCCTGACAGCGTCCTCGTCACAGCCAGCGTCAAGGAAGCTGCCGAGGCTTTCCTAGGCTTTTCCTATGCGCCTCCCACGGACTCTTTCCTCTGA
- the SGK1 gene encoding serine/threonine-protein kinase Sgk1 (The RefSeq protein has 1 substitution compared to this genomic sequence), translating to MTVKTEAAKGTLTYSRMRGMVAVLIAFMKQRRMGLNDFIQKIANNSYACKHPEVQSILKISQPQEPELMNANPSPPPSPSQQINLGPSSNPHAKPSDFHFLKVIGKGSFGKVLLARHKAEEVFYAVKVLQKKAILKKKEEKHIMSERNVLLKNVKHPFLVGLHFSFQTADKLYFVLDYINGGELFYHLQRERCFLGPRARFYAAEIASALGYLHSLNIVYRDLKPENILLDSQGHIVLTDFGLCKENIEHNSTTSTFCGTPEYLAPEVLHKQPYDRTVDWWCLGAVLYEMLYGLPPFYSRNTAEMYDNILNKPLQLKPNITNSARHLLEGLLQKDRTKRLGAKDDFMEIKSHVFFSLINWDDLINKKITPPFNPNVSGPNDLRHFDPEFTEEPVPNSIGKSPDSVLVTASVKEAAEAFLGFSYAPPTDSFL from the exons ATGACGGTGAAAACTGAGGCTGCTAAGGGCACCCTCACTTACTCCAGGATgaggggcatggtggcagttctCATCG CTTTCATGAAGCAGAGGAGGATGGGTCTGAACGACTTTATTCAGAAGATTGCCAATAACTCCTATGCATGCAAACA CCCTGAAGTTCAGTCCATCTTGAAAATCTCCCAACCTCAGGAGCCTGAGCTTATGAATGCCAACCCTTCTCCTCCA ccaagTCCTTCTCAGCAAATCAACCTTGGCCCGTCGTCCAATCCTCATGCTAAACCATCTGACTTTCACTTCTTGAAAGTGATCGGAAAGGGCAGTTTTGGAAAG GTTCTTCTAGCAAGACACAAGGCAGAAGAAGTGTTCTATGCAGTCAAAGTTTTACAGAAGAAAGCAATCCTGAAAAAGAAAGAG GAGAAGCATATTATGTCGGAGCGGAATGTTCTGTTGAAGAATGTGAAGCACCCTTTCCTGGTGGGCCTTCACTTCTCTTTCCAGACTGCTGACAAATTGTACTTTGTCTTAGACTACATTAATGGTGGAGAG TTGTTCTACCATCTCCAGAGGGAACGCTGCTTCCTGGAACCACGGGCTCGTTTCTATGCTGCTGAAATAGCCAGTGCCTTGGGCTACCTGCATTCACTGAACATCGTTTATAG AGACTTAAAACCAGAGAATATTTTGCTAGATTCACAGGGACACATTGTCCTTACTGACTTCGGACTCTGCAAGGAGAACATTGAACACAACAGCACAACATCCACCTTCTGTGGCACGCCGGAG TATCTCGCACCTGAGGTGCTTCATAAGCAGCCTTATGACAGGACCGTGGACTGGTGGTGCCTGGGAGCCGTCTTGTATGAGATGCTGTATGGCCTG CCTCCTTTTTATAGCCGAAACACAGCTGAAATGTATGACAACATTCTGAACAAGCCCCTCCAGTTGAAACCAAATATTACAAATTCCGCAAGACACCTCCTGGAGGGCCTCCTGCAGAAGGACAGGACAAAGCGGCTCGGGGCCAAGGATGACTTT ATGGAGATTAAGAGTCATGTCTTCTTCTCCCTAATTAACTGGGATGATCTCATTAATAAGAAGATTACTCCCCCTTTTAACCCAAATGTG AGTGGGCCCAACGACCTGCGGCACTTTGACCCTGAGTTTACCGAAGAGCCTGTCCCCAACTCCATTGGCAAGTCCCCTGACAGCGTCCTCGTCACAGCCAGCGTCAAGGAAGCTGCCGAGGCTTTCCTAGGCTTTTCCTATGCGCCTCCCACGGACTCTTTCCTCTGA
- the SGK1 gene encoding serine/threonine-protein kinase Sgk1 isoform X2 has protein sequence MGEMQGALARARLESLLRPRHKKRAEAQKRSESFLLSGLAFMKQRRMGLNDFIQKIANNSYACKHPEVQSILKISQPQEPELMNANPSPPPSPSQQINLGPSSNPHAKPSDFHFLKVIGKGSFGKVLLARHKAEEVFYAVKVLQKKAILKKKEEKHIMSERNVLLKNVKHPFLVGLHFSFQTADKLYFVLDYINGGELFYHLQRERCFLEPRARFYAAEIASALGYLHSLNIVYRDLKPENILLDSQGHIVLTDFGLCKENIEHNSTTSTFCGTPEYLAPEVLHKQPYDRTVDWWCLGAVLYEMLYGLPPFYSRNTAEMYDNILNKPLQLKPNITNSARHLLEGLLQKDRTKRLGAKDDFMEIKSHVFFSLINWDDLINKKITPPFNPNVSGPNDLRHFDPEFTEEPVPNSIGKSPDSVLVTASVKEAAEAFLGFSYAPPTDSFL, from the exons ATGGGGGAGATGCAGGGCGCGCTGGCCAGAGCCCGGCTCGAGTCCCTGCTGCGGCCCCGCCACAAAAAGAGGGCCGAGGCGCAGAAAAGGAGCGAGTCCTTCCTGCTGAGCGGACTGG CTTTCATGAAGCAGAGGAGGATGGGTCTGAACGACTTTATTCAGAAGATTGCCAATAACTCCTATGCATGCAAACA CCCTGAAGTTCAGTCCATCTTGAAAATCTCCCAACCTCAGGAGCCTGAGCTTATGAATGCCAACCCTTCTCCTCCA ccaagTCCTTCTCAGCAAATCAACCTTGGCCCGTCGTCCAATCCTCATGCTAAACCATCTGACTTTCACTTCTTGAAAGTGATCGGAAAGGGCAGTTTTGGAAAG GTTCTTCTAGCAAGACACAAGGCAGAAGAAGTGTTCTATGCAGTCAAAGTTTTACAGAAGAAAGCAATCCTGAAAAAGAAAGAG GAGAAGCATATTATGTCGGAGCGGAATGTTCTGTTGAAGAATGTGAAGCACCCTTTCCTGGTGGGCCTTCACTTCTCTTTCCAGACTGCTGACAAATTGTACTTTGTCTTAGACTACATTAATGGTGGAGAG TTGTTCTACCATCTCCAGAGGGAACGCTGCTTCCTGGAACCACGGGCTCGTTTCTATGCTGCTGAAATAGCCAGTGCCTTGGGCTACCTGCATTCACTGAACATCGTTTATAG AGACTTAAAACCAGAGAATATTTTGCTAGATTCACAGGGACACATTGTCCTTACTGACTTCGGACTCTGCAAGGAGAACATTGAACACAACAGCACAACATCCACCTTCTGTGGCACGCCGGAG TATCTCGCACCTGAGGTGCTTCATAAGCAGCCTTATGACAGGACCGTGGACTGGTGGTGCCTGGGAGCCGTCTTGTATGAGATGCTGTATGGCCTG CCTCCTTTTTATAGCCGAAACACAGCTGAAATGTATGACAACATTCTGAACAAGCCCCTCCAGTTGAAACCAAATATTACAAATTCCGCAAGACACCTCCTGGAGGGCCTCCTGCAGAAGGACAGGACAAAGCGGCTCGGGGCCAAGGATGACTTT ATGGAGATTAAGAGTCATGTCTTCTTCTCCCTAATTAACTGGGATGATCTCATTAATAAGAAGATTACTCCCCCTTTTAACCCAAATGTG AGTGGGCCCAACGACCTGCGGCACTTTGACCCTGAGTTTACCGAAGAGCCTGTCCCCAACTCCATTGGCAAGTCCCCTGACAGCGTCCTCGTCACAGCCAGCGTCAAGGAAGCTGCCGAGGCTTTCCTAGGCTTTTCCTATGCGCCTCCCACGGACTCTTTCCTCTGA